A region from the Poecilia reticulata strain Guanapo linkage group LG12, Guppy_female_1.0+MT, whole genome shotgun sequence genome encodes:
- the LOC103473489 gene encoding macrophage mannose receptor 1, giving the protein MDGSILLKLLVFASFLACAHSQCRQGWREYESKCYFFSTDTKTWTEANAYCIEQGSNLMSIQDIHERLWVRTQIGLEIFWIGLNDLVVENVWEWSDGKPFIEYLSYWMSGQPDNYNEVEHCGEVVGYDFGHWNDDNCSNKRKYICKYINANPAPQCDLASGWRQHGSNCFKFKSETMKSWSAARHDCVEEGGDLVSITSQAENTYVMGTLSSTHLDFWIGLSTLKCNKISCQVDPGNSQFAWSDAMPVSFTNWAVTSTVDPQVGGCAALVKDSSEAFGKWRSHLCRYERPYVCKRLISTICLPGWQSFNGSCYWIVSNVNQLTTWYEAVTKCSAMGAHLLFINSQEEQFFINGKLPDFHQVDIPDIWIGFSDMYQDGDFKWTDKSKITFSNYGTGWPRNTEDTWDCGQIYTGNYEGKWETTNCFKSLGYICEMTGGLNPQPTASPDGHCDRGYLLYKDFCYHFETEQVKNWQDAEAYCVEQQGHLVSFHSEEELSFLTAHMPGEAWVGLNDISIENQFVYTDGSDVNLLPWAENQPDNWENNEDCVHLTGMTHPDPGKINDDKCTATKEFVCKKAKGQGHLPQPPTSGPGWNEKCGSWTSDPFNDFCYLFNYLSMRTWAEARADCVNQGGDLLSITEPFEQAFIQGLIQQAPTGISLWMGGHDSITEGGWEWTDGSPFRYIRWNAGNPDDYFGEDCLSILINGGYWNDDNCQSKRGYICKRRGKTPEPPPPHDGFLTAVVCQDSAAVLHCPQESVINVQSAFYGRKSDDICPHFEGSEGSCTVEGVLPQYRKACDNRPFCFAYAHVEKDPCPTISKYLEIVYSCEQKVCLHCLGVEDGNITDFQLSASSSIGAFTADKARLNGNSCWMPSGSASSSWIQANLGETRKVTGIVIQGCPQNDHWVTKYKLQHSMDGASWTDYTADGDFFPGSIDRNIPETQLLGTPVSARYIRLRPLEFSGQAGLRFDVLGCTPHYAITCANKPNFNFSTYQMTVHCPAGCANTDYLVYGTSVYRGDSNICAAAIHAGVVLNENGGDCTLLKVPGENFYPGSTRNGITSRQFDGNYDVSYTFSDGELRCSGPDWYEFGDFCYKPFGDKKTWHAARSTCRSLGAELVSIHSMKEQSWVESYLYMATSDVWTGLNDLAVPGMFMWSNEHIVTFTYWAPGEPNNHDGFSEDCVEMLHQTGRWNDVSCTELNTYVCKMPKAHYPLPSVKPTMYGCPQGWDAYGYSCYWMEETARSWSDAKAFCKEQDAVLLHIGDIYEQSHFTVSLSGRTSFWWMGLRAQGDMSGGVDYVWDNGLPLTFTHWDKDQPDNGDGTCVAMTTGQIGGFWDDKQCSEKYAFICEKARPDITPPTKAPTPPPSRGCADGWTALPHFRNCYRLFHNVDWSQKKSWEAAQEDCISRGANLVSIHNHEEEEFLSVYSKGSSKWIGLRHNPIEGGYSWSDGTPLSHTNWGHGEPNNHEDREECVEMVSSSNGTFSWWNDLNCDAHQDWICIISKGKTPIIPPVPPSPVPAPDCGSNPGWRKNNNICYYYNDTDIVDFHTAIMRCYAEKAMLVSILSKNEQAYVNSMVGTGKVAAAWIGMMMFGIASGQYMWIDNSPLTYTHWAPGEPNNANGEEQCVQMNRHQGGWNDANCGRAGAGYVCKKFPGDVHTRPPPTQPWEGNCPAGWMRFKDKCFMFKGKKDDIKANWSHARSWCRDQGGELAIIDNQYENDFVASYLKDLELPTWIGLSDLLVENQYAWSDGASPVLYTNWNEHEPNNAGGTEHCVAMTHGTLATGKWNDDACHKNHSFVCFRKKSSSIEPPPPTKSPCPADYISWYQNCYKLVEEPATWDAAQAACEEQGGNLASIDMSYDQAFVAGVVLQGRADAWIGLRRKEDSAYMWTDGWPVFFTQWGPGEPSNIQDEGCVSMHASIWFHGTWNDTKCDQAKPYICKISSVKPPPTPSPGDGKCLPFFVPYGRYCYFMYDGAEGFSWNDARHYCQSVRTELTSIHSRAEIEFIRNLNFTKKHNIWIGLTRDRNFGWGWTDKTSLGFVNWAQGEPNSAFHPGDIAEENCVEMYLDGRWNDNNCLQKRGFTCRHRQYYTTDDGKNPIFPTDSPGGNAGVVVGAVIGAIVFFCLIVGLLYYVFRVRGYKLSSLSLPTKSTSRVDVPAFSNPNFTGESDT; this is encoded by the exons cTCACAGCCAGTGTCGGCAAGGTTGGAGGGAGTACGAGAGTAAATGTTACTTCTTCTCAACTGACACCAAGACGTGGACTGAGGCGAATGCCTACTGCATAGAGCAGGGCAGCAACCTGATGAGTATTCAAGACATCCATGAAAGG TTATGGGTGAGAACACAAATCGGCTTAGAGATCTTCTGGATCGGTTTGAATGACCTGGTCGTAGAAAACGTTTGGGAGTGGAGTGACGGGAAGCCTTTTATAGAATATTTATC GTACTGGATGTCGGGCCAGCCTGATAACTATAACGAGGTGGAGCACTGCGGTGAGGTGGTGGGATACGACTTTGGACACTGGAACGATGACAACTGCAGCAACAAGAGGAAATATATATGCAAATACATCAATG CAAACCCAGCCCCCCAGTGTGACTTAGCCAGCGGCTGGAGGCAGCACGGCTCCAACTGCTTCAAGTTTAAGTCCGAAACGATGAAGAGCTGGTCGGCAGCCAGGCATGACTGTGTGGAGGAAGGAGGAGATCTGGTTTCCATAACCTCACAGGCAGAAAACACCTACGTGATGGGAACGCTGTCGTCGACACATCTGGATTTCTGGATTGGTCTGTCCACACTG AAATGCAACAAGATTTCGTGTCAGGTTGACCCCGGGAACAGCCAGTTTGCCTGGTCCGATGCAATGCCGGTGAGCTTCACCAACTGGGCGGTGACCTCTACAGT AGATCCGCAGGTGGGCGGGTGTGCTGCGTTGGTCAAAGACTCATCAGAAGCGTTTGGAAAGTGGAGGTCCCATTTGTGCCGATACGAGCGCCCATACGTGTGCAAGCGTCTAATCAGCA CCATCTGTCTTCCAGGGTGGCAGAGCTTCAATGGCAGCTGCTACTGGATTGTCAGCAACGTCAATCAGCTGACCACCTGGTACGAAGCGGTCACCAAGTGCTCTGCGATGGGGGCTCACCTGCTGTTCATAAACAG TCAAGAGGAGCAGTTTTTCATCAATGGCAAACTTCCGGACTTTCACCAAGTGGACATTCCTGATATCTGGATCGGCTTCTCAG ACATGTACCAGGACGGAGACTTTAAATGGACGGACAAAAGCAAAATCACGTTTTCAAACTATGGTACTGGCTGGCCCAGAAACACTGAAGACACTTGGGACTGTGGCCAGATCTACACAG GGAACTATGAGGGCAAATGGGAAACAACTAACTGCTTCAAGAGCCTGGGTTACATCTGTGAGATGACCGGTGGACTGAACCCTCAACCAACTGCGTCTCCTG ATGGCCACTGTGACCGTGGATACTTGCTTTATAAGGACTTCTGCTACCACTTTGAGACTGAGCAGGTGAAAAACTGGCAAGATGCCGAGGCTTACTGCGTCGAACAGCAGGGTCATCTGGTCAGCTTTCATTCAGAGGAAGAGCTCAGTTTCCTCACCG ctCACATGCCAGGTGAAGCCTGGGTGGGTTTGAATGACATCAGTATTGAAAACCAGTTTGTGTACACTGATGGATCAGATGTA AATCTCCTGCCGTGGGCAGAAAACCAGCCAGACAACTGGGAGAACAACGAGGACTGCGTTCACCTGACCGGAATGACTCACCCTGACCCTGGGAAGATTAACGACGACAAATGCACtgccaccaaagaatttgtttgtaaaaaag CAAAGGGTCAAGGGCATCTTCCTCAGCCTCCGACATCTGGACCAG GATGGAATGAGAAATGCGGCTCGTGGACCTCTGACCCTTTCAACGACTTCTGCTACCTGTTCAACTACCTGTCGATGAGGACTTGGGCGGAGGCTCGAGCTGACTGTGTCAACCAGGGAGGGGACCTTCTCAGTATCACTGAACCCTTTGAGCAGGCTTTCATACAGG GCCTGATCCAGCAGGCTCCCACCGGGATCTCCCTGTGGATGGGGGGTCATGACTCCATCACGGAGGGCGGCTGGGAGTGGACCGACGGCTCTCCGTTCAGATACATTCGCTGGAACGCAG GTAACCCAGATGATTACTTCGGTGAAGACTGCTTGTCGATACTTATTAACGGTGGCTACTGGAACGACGACAACTGCCAGAGCAAGAGAGGATATATCTGCAAGCGGAGAG GGAAAACACCCGAGCCTCCTCCGCCACATGACG GTTTCTTGACGGCAGTCGTGTGCCAGGATTCCGCCGCTGTCCTTCACTGCCCTCAGGAAAGTGTGATAAACGTCCAGTCTGCTTTCTACGGCCGCAAGAGCGACGACATCTGCCCACACTTTGAGGGATCAGAAG GGAGCTGTACAGTCGAAGGAGTTCTTCCTCAGTACAGAAAGGCGTGCGATAACCGTCCTTTCTGCTTCGCGTACGCCCACGTTGAGAAAGACCCCTGCCCCACTATCTCAAAATATCTGGAGATAGTATATAGCTGCGAGCAGAAAG TGTGTCTGCACTGCCTGGGTGTCGAGGATGGGAACATCACGGACTTCCAGCTCTCTGCATCTTCTTCCATCGGTGCCTTTACTGCGGACAAAGCCCGTTTGAATGGAAACTCCTGCTGGATGCCCTCAGGAAGTg CATCTTCAAGCTGGATCCAAGCGAACCTGGGTGAGACCAGGAAAGTAACTGGGATTGTAATCCAGGGTTGTCCTCAGAATGACCACTGGGTCACTAAATATAAGTTGCAGCACAGCATGGACGGGGCAAGCTGGACTGACTACACTGCTGATGGAGAT TTTTTCCCAGGCTCAATAGACAGAAACATCCCTGAAACCCAGCTGCTGGGCACCCCTGTGTCCGCCCGGTACATCCGCCTCCGTCCACTGGAGTTCAGCGGCCAGGCAGGGCTCCGGTTTGACGTACTGGGATGCACGCCTCACT ATGCAATTACATGTGCCAATAAGCCCAACTTCAATTTTTCCACTTATCAAATGAC CGTGCATTGTCCAGCAGGCTGTGCTAACACAGATTACCTGGTGTACGGCACGTCAGTATATCGTGGG GACTCAAACATCTGTGCAGCAGCCATCCATGCTGGAGTTGTTCTCAACGAGAACGGAGGAGACTGCACTTTGTTAAAAGTGCCGGGTGAAAACTTTTATCCCGGCTCCACCAGGAACGGCATCACCTCCAGACA GTTTGATGGAAACTATGATGTATCGTATACTTTTTCAGACGGGG AGCTGAGATGCTCCGGCCCTGACTGGTATGAGTTCGGAGACTTCTGCTACAAACCTTTCGGAGACAAAAAGACTTGGCACGCCGCTCGGAGCACATGCAGGAGTCTGGGCGCTGAGCTAGTTTCCATCCATTCCATGAAGGAGCAGAGCTGGGTGGAGAGCTACCTCTACATGG CCACCAGTGACGTGTGGACTGGTCTGAACGACCTGGCCGTGCCCGGTATGTTCATGTGGTCCAATGAACACATCGTAACTTTCACCTATTGGGCTCCAGGAGAACCCAACAACCATGATGGCTTCAGCGAGGACTGTGTTGAAATGTTACACCAG aCCGGCAGATGGAACGACGTGTCCTGCACAGAGCTTAACACCTACGTATGCAAAATGCCCAAAGCGCATTACCCTCTCCCGTCAGTCAAACCCACCATGTATGGATGTCCGCAG GGTTGGGACGCGTACGGCTACTCCTGCTACTGGATGGAAGAGACGGCCAGGAGTTGGTCCGATGCTAAGGCCTTCTGCAAGGAGCAGGACGCCGTCTTGTTGCACATCGGAGACAT CTACGAACAGTCCCATTTTACAGTATCCCTGTCAGGAAGAACCAGTTTTTGGTGGATGGGGCTGCGCGCCCAGGGAGACATGAGTGGAGGGGTCGACTACGTCTGGGACAACGGCTTACCTTTGACCTTCACTCACTGGGACAAAGACCAGCCAG ACAATGGAGATGGCACCTGTGTGGCTATGACAACGGGACAGATTGGTGGTTTCTGGGACGACAAACAGTGCTCAGAGAAGTACGCCTTCATCTGTGAAAAGGCCAGACCCGACATCACTCCACCTACGAAggctccaactcctcctccGTCTCGGGGCTGTGCTGACGGCTGGACGGCTTTGCCCCACTTCAGGAACTGCTACAGG CTTTTCCACAATGTGGACTGGTCCCAGAAAAAGAGCTGGGAAGCAGCACAGGAGGACTGCATATCCAGAGGAGCTAATCTGGTCAGTATCCACAATcatgaggaggaggagtttTTGTCTGTGTACAGTAAAGGCAGCTCCAAGTGGATCGGCCTCAGGCACAACCCTATAGAAGGAG GGTATTCCTGGAGCGACGGAACGCCCCTGTCGCACACAAACTGGGGCCACGGGGAGCCAAACAACCACGAGGATCGTGAGGAGTGCGTGGAGATGGTGAGCAGCAGTAACGGGACGTTCTCCTGGTGGAACGACCTGAACTGCGACGCGCATCAAGACTGGATCTGCATCATTTCCAAAGGAAAAACCCCAATCATTCCCCCAGTGCCTCCGTCTCCTGTCCCAG CTCCTGACTGTGGCTCCAACCCTGGCTGGAGGAAGAACAACAACATCTGCTACTACTACAACGACACGGATATAGTCGACTTCCACACAGCCATCATGCGTTGCTACGCAGAGAAGGCCATGCTGGTCTCCATCCTCAGCAAAAATGAACAGGCATACGTCAACAGCATG GTGGGCACAGGGAAGGTGGCTGCTGCCTGGATCGGAATGATGATGTTTGGCATCGCAAGTGGACAGTACAT GTGGATAGACAACTCCCCTCTGACGTACACCCACTGGGCACCGGGGGAGCCAAACAACGCCAACGGGGAGGAACAGTGTGTCCAGATGAACAGACATCAAG GTGGATGGAACGACGCCAACTGCGGCCGAGCTGGAGCGGGTTATGTCTGCAAGAAGTTCCCCGGAGACGTCCACACACGTCCCCCCCCCACACAACCCTGGGAGGGCAACTGTCCTGCAG GATGGATGCGTTTTAAGGACAAATGCTTCATGTTTAAAGGGAAGAAAGATGACATCAAAGCAAACTGGTCTCACGCTCGAAGCTGGTGCAGAGATCAGGGAGGGGAGCTGGCAATTATTGATAATCAGTATGAAAACG ACTTTGTGGCTAGCTACCTCAAAGACCTGGAGCTCCCCACTTGGATCGGTCTGTCGGATCTCTTAGTGGAGAATCAGTACGCCTGGAGTGACGGGGCCAGTCCGGTGCTCTACACCAACTGGAATGAACACGAACCCAACAACGCAGGAGGAACG GAACACTGTGTGGCCATGACTCACGGCACTCTCGCTACCGGCAAGTGGAATGATGACGCCTGCCACAAGAATCACAGCTTCGTCTGCTTCAGAAAGAAAT CAAGCAGCATCGAACCTCCTCCTCCCACCAAGAGCCCCTGCCCTGCTGACTACATATCCTGGTACCAGAACTGCTACAAGCTGGTTGAGGAGCCGGCGACTTGGGATGCGGCTCAGGCGGCCTGCGAGGAGCAGGGTGGCAACTTGGCCAGCATCGACATGAGCTACGATCAGGCCTTTGTGGCCGGCGTCGTCCTGCAGGGAAGGGCAGATGCCTGGATCGGATTAAGACGCAAG GAGGACAGCGCCTACATGTGGACAGACGGCTGGCCGGTTTTCTTCACTCAGTGGGGTCCCGGAGAGCCCAGCAACATCCAGGACGAGGGATGTGTCAGCATGCATGCTTCAATCTGGTTCCACGGGACCTGGAACGACACCAAGTGTGACCAGGCTAAGCCCTACATCTGCAAGATCTCCTCCG TAAAACCGCCTCCCACTCCCAGCCCCGGCGACGGGAAGTGTTTGCCCTTCTTTGTTCCTTACGGTCGGTACTGTTACTTCATGTACGACGGGGCGGAGGGCTTCTCCTGGAACGACGCCCGACACTACTGCCAGTCGGTCAGGACTGAGCTGACCTCCATTCACAGCAGGGCGGAGATCGAGTTCATCAGGAACCTGAACTTCACTAAAAAGCACAACATCTGGATCGGCCTTACCCGCGACAGAAACT TTGGTTGGGGCTGGACAGACAAGACGTCGTTGGGATTTGTTAACTGGGCTCAAGGTGAGCCCAATTCGGCCTTCCATCCCGGGGACATCGCCGAGGAGAACTGTGTGGAGATGTATCTTGACGGGCGCTGGAATGACAACAACTGCCTGCAGAAGAGAGGCTTCACTTGTCGCCACCGCCAGT ATTACACAACAGATGATGGCAAAAATCCCATCTTCCCCACCGACAGTCCAGGTGGAA ATGCCGGGGTGGTAGTCGGCGCCGTCATCGGAGCAATCGTCTTCTTCTGCCTGATAGTTGGACTGCTGTACTACGTCTTCAGAGTGAGGGGATACAAACTGAGCAGCTTGAGCTTACCAACGAAAAGCACCTCGCGTGTTGATGTG CCGGCTTTCAGCAACCCGAACTTTACAGGAGAATCTGACACGTAA